The following proteins come from a genomic window of Brevibacillus antibioticus:
- a CDS encoding MarR family transcriptional regulator, translated as MSRKNKCEHTSDQLPKLGIQPYLHLMETTALQNTDRKLAHLGLLMLWLGDNAIDVIDLNLEKFGITECKWDVLLLLTLHKDRELITPSSLADRLGIRRASVTALLDWLEKRHWIIREQSTLDGRKIHVKITQEGRELVTSVLPVFWSACSSIMSELEEEERMLLEKILMKLNNSMEEKLGVGR; from the coding sequence ATGAGCAGAAAAAACAAGTGTGAGCATACATCCGATCAATTGCCGAAACTTGGTATTCAGCCATATTTGCATCTGATGGAAACAACTGCTCTGCAAAATACGGATCGCAAATTGGCTCATTTGGGATTATTGATGCTATGGCTGGGGGATAACGCCATAGATGTCATTGATTTGAATTTGGAGAAATTCGGCATAACGGAGTGTAAATGGGACGTATTGCTGTTGCTTACGTTACATAAAGACAGAGAACTTATCACCCCCTCTTCACTTGCAGACAGGCTGGGGATTCGGCGTGCTTCTGTTACAGCTTTGCTGGACTGGTTGGAAAAAAGGCACTGGATCATCAGGGAGCAAAGCACGCTGGATGGTCGCAAGATTCATGTCAAAATAACACAAGAAGGCAGAGAATTGGTAACCAGCGTACTGCCAGTTTTTTGGTCTGCTTGCTCCTCCATTATGAGCGAATTAGAAGAGGAAGAACGGATGCTGCTGGAAAAAATCTTGATGAAGTTGAACAACAGCATGGAAGAGAAACTGGGGGTGGGAAGATAA
- a CDS encoding MFS transporter, protein MSQRNYPLMTAILCWSGIVVMSSLYVTIPLMSLFADLFRITLTQAAAVGSAFSVGFAIGCLIYGPLSEKYGRKKVIVIGMIALALISLLLGSANDFVWIIVLRGLQGAAAATFSPVALAYAVEMFPAAKRVTAIGFISTGFLAAGIIGQVLSTVMSQQYSWHAVFYMLAAIYFVTLFVVMRWLPKEESPLATVNIWEPIKRIPSLFKQKNIVLSYIIALVLLMSFVNMYTVLGSYLAGSNFGLSNKEMLLVRTIGVVGMLISPLAGGLAKRFGLRTVLRFGLGLAVVSMASLGMISNLALLIGTSVLFVAGIALSVPSVISLVGQLGGKSRGIAVSVYTFILFSGTSLGPILSIRLMNVGSYELTFFLLAIVLGIGLLAACLIRSDSAVESSSTKPPSPLA, encoded by the coding sequence ATGTCACAGCGAAACTACCCACTCATGACGGCAATTCTCTGCTGGTCTGGAATCGTCGTCATGTCGAGCTTATACGTTACGATTCCCCTTATGAGCCTGTTTGCCGATCTTTTCCGTATTACGTTGACACAGGCTGCAGCAGTAGGCAGCGCATTTTCGGTTGGGTTTGCCATTGGGTGCCTGATTTACGGACCGCTGTCCGAAAAGTATGGCCGCAAGAAGGTTATTGTGATCGGGATGATTGCCCTGGCTCTAATTTCTTTGTTGCTTGGCAGTGCAAATGATTTCGTATGGATCATTGTACTCAGGGGCTTGCAAGGTGCTGCCGCTGCTACGTTCTCGCCTGTTGCACTCGCCTATGCTGTGGAAATGTTCCCTGCGGCAAAACGGGTAACGGCAATCGGATTTATCAGCACAGGATTTTTGGCAGCAGGAATCATTGGTCAAGTGCTCAGCACCGTAATGAGTCAACAATACAGTTGGCACGCCGTATTCTATATGCTTGCTGCTATCTATTTCGTGACGCTGTTTGTGGTGATGAGGTGGCTGCCAAAAGAAGAGAGTCCCCTTGCTACCGTTAATATTTGGGAGCCGATTAAGCGAATTCCCTCCCTGTTCAAACAAAAAAATATTGTCTTAAGCTACATAATCGCTCTTGTATTGCTTATGTCATTCGTTAATATGTATACGGTCTTGGGCAGTTATTTGGCGGGATCTAATTTTGGACTTAGCAACAAGGAGATGCTGCTTGTTCGAACGATTGGTGTAGTGGGTATGCTCATTTCTCCGCTGGCGGGCGGGCTGGCAAAACGGTTTGGCTTACGTACCGTGCTCCGCTTCGGATTAGGTCTGGCAGTGGTCAGTATGGCTTCCCTCGGTATGATATCTAACTTGGCTCTTTTGATTGGTACGAGTGTGCTTTTCGTTGCTGGAATTGCGTTATCCGTTCCTTCCGTGATCTCGCTTGTTGGACAGCTAGGGGGAAAATCGCGGGGAATTGCGGTTTCTGTTTATACGTTTATCCTGTTTTCAGGAACAAGTCTTGGGCCGATATTGTCCATCCGATTAATGAATGTTGGAAGCTATGAACTTACTTTTTTCCTGCTTGCAATCGTACTAGGAATTGGTTTGTTGGCTGCATGCCTGATTCGGAGTGATTCCGCAGTTGAAAGTAGTAGCACAAAACCTCCTTCGCCACTAGCTTAG